CGAAGCGGGTGATGGCCATGATTCGGGCGCCCGAGCACGGCGGCAAGGGCCGGCTTTCCCTCATCCGGGAGGAACTGGTGCATCGCTCCGGTGAGAGGGTGCCGGTGAACATGACGGCCTCCATCGTCTATGAAGGGGGCCGTGAGGTGTTCAGCGTGGGCATCTTCACGGACATGCGCGCGCGCATGCAGCTGGAGCGCAAGCTGTCCGACGTGGAGACGCGGCTGGAGGAGAGCGAGAAGAGCGCGGTCATCGTCGCGCTCGCGGGCACCGCCGCGCACGAGCTGAACCAGCCGCTCACCTCGGTGATGGGCTATGCCGAGCTGCTGAAGCGGAAGCTGAAGGAAGACGACTTCGCCTGGAAGCCGGTGGACATCATCTACCGCGAGGCGGAGCGCATGGCGGAAATCGTCCGGAAGATTGGCAAGATTACCCGCTACGAAACGAAGTCCTACATGGGGGCGCAACAGATTCTCGACCTGGACAAGGCCACCTCCCATGAAGACTGAGACCCGCGCCGTGCGCATCGCCGGCGGCCCTGCCCCCGAGTCCTTCCAGGCCCTGTTCGAGGCGCTCGACGCCCCCGCGGCCATGTGTGACCCGGCCCTGCGCCTGGTCGCCGTCAACGACGCCTTCCGCCGCTTCTGCGCCGACCAGCACGTGGCCGTGGAGGAGGTGGCGCGCACCCTGGCCGGCGCCAGCGTGCCGGCGGATGGCGCCAGCTGCGACGTGGAGCTCTTGCCCGACCTGCCCGGCGTGGTGTTGACGCTGTCCCGCCGGGGCGACGTGGTGGCCGTCCGCGCGCGCAACGAGCCGGAGCTGTCTCGCAACCGGCTGGTGGTGGCGGAGCGGGCCCTTCTGGAGCAGGCGCGCACCGAAGGCGTGCTGTTGGACCTGGGCCGCAGCGTGGCCGAGGCCGGCGGCGAGGAGGAGCTGGTCGCCGCGGTGGCTCGCGGCGTGAAGGAGCTGTTCCCCGGGCGTTCGTTCTGCATCCGCATCACCGACTCGCGGACGGGCGGCCTCACGTCGCTCTACGCGGAGGGGCGGCTGAAGGAAGGCGCGCACGAGCCGCTGGTGCTGATGGAGCGCGCGGTGGAGAAGACGAGCCTGGACCGCGCGTCCCTGCCCGTGGACCGCGTGGCGGTGCTGGGCGAAGTCCCGCTGCTGTTCCAGGACAGCACCCACGGCGTGAGCGCGCCGCTGGTTGCCAGCGGGCAACTCTTCGGCGCCATCAACATGGAGTACCCGGCGGACTTCGTCTCCGACGTGCCGCATGACGAGCGCGTGCTGCTCCAGCTCGCCAACCAGGTGGCGGTGGCGGTGAAGAACGCGAAGCTCATCGATGAGCTGACGTTCGTCCGCAAGTACCTGGAGGACCTGCTGGAGAAGGCCAACGCCCTCATCCTGGTGGCGAACCGGGACAAGCAGGTCGTCGTCTTCAACCAGGCGCTGAGCGCGCTCACCGGCTTCGGCAAGGAAGAGGTGCTGGGCCGGGACTTCTTCTGGCTCATCCCGGAGAGCGAGCACCTGCGGCTCAACCAGCTCATCGCCGCGGCGATTCGCGGCGAGCCGGTGAACAGCTTCGAGACGCGGCTGCTGACGAGCAGCGGCGCGGAGGTGCGCGTCTCCTTCGCGACCTCCTCCAAGCTCTCCCAGCACGGGGAGGTGGAGGGCGTCATCGCCATCGGTCAGGACATCACGGTGGTGAAGGAGCTGGAGAAGCGCATCATCCACGCGGAGAAGCTGGCCTCCATCGGTCAGCTCGCCGCCAGCGTGGTGCACGAAATCAACAACCCGATGACGGCGGTGGCCACGTACGCGGACGCGCTGCTCCAGCGCTCGCGGATGACGCCGGGGGCCAACCCGGCGGACCAGGAGAAGCTGCGCAAAATCCTGGAGAGCAGCCACCGCATCCTCCGCTTCACGCGAGACCTGGTCAGCTACGCGCGCCCGGCGCAGGACCGGCCGGAGCGGGTGCAACTCAACGCCATCGTGGACATGGCGGTGGGCTTCTGCGAGCACGTGGTGGCCCAGGCGCGCGTCAGCATCCAGCGCGAGTACATCGACCTGCCGCCCCTGTCCGCCGTGCGCGCCAACCTGGTGCAGGTGTTCGTCAACCTCATCACCAACGCGTGCCACGCGATGCCGCCGGGAGGCTCCGTCATCCTGGCCACGGGCCGTGACGGGCAGGACGCGGTGGTGAAGGTGCGCGACACGGGCACGGGCATCGAGCCCAAGCACCTGCAGCGCATCTTCGAGCCCTTCTTCACCACCAAGCCGGAAGGGCGGGGCACCGGCTTGGGGCTCTCCATCTGCCAGGGCATCGTGGAGAACCACGGTGGCCGGCTGACGGTGGAGAGCACCATGGGCGAGGGCACCACCTTCATCGTGCGCCTGCCGCTTCAGCAGGGCTGAGCCCGCGCTCAGTCCCGCATGTAGTGGCAGGTGTAGCCGCCCGGGTTCTTCACCAGGTAGTCCTGGTGATAGTCCTCGGCGGGGGTGAAGGCGCCCGCGGGCACAATCTGCGTGACGACGGGCCGGGGCCACTTCTTGGAGGCATCCACCCGCGCCTTCACCTGCTCGGCGACGCGCTTCTGGGCGTCGGACAGGTAGAAGATGGCGGAGCGGTACTGCGTGCCCACGTCATTGCCCTGACGGTTGAGCGTCGTCGGGTCGTGCATGCGGAAGAACCCCTGCTCCAGCAGCGTCTCGTACGTCAGCCGGGTGGGGTCGAACACGACGCGCACGGCTTCGGCGTGCCCCGTCTTGCCGGAGCTCACGTCGTGATACGTGGGATTGCGGAAGGCGCTGGAGCCGCCCGTGTAGCCCACCTCCGTCTGGACGACGCCGGGAATCTTGCGCAGCAGGTCCTCCATGCCCCAGAAGCACCCACCCGCCAGCAGCGCTGTCTCCGTGAAGGGCGAGGCGTCCTGGCGCTTCGTGGCGGCGGCCGGAGCGGGGCGGCCGAAGAGTGGCAGCCAGGCCCCATAACCCTCCTTCGCCAGGTCATTCACCGCGACGAAGCGCAGGGCCGCGGAGTTGATGCAGTAGCGCGTCTTCGCGGGCGCGGGGCCGTCTCCGAAGAGGTGGCCCAGGTGTGAGCCCGCGGCCTTCGAGCGCACCTCCACACGCTCCATGCCCTGTGTGCTGTCCCGCTTCTCGACGACGCGAGCGCTGTCCACCGGGCGAGTGAAGCTGGGCCAGCCGGTGCCGGAGTCGAACTTGTCGCGCGAGGAGAAGAGGGGCTCGCCGCTCACCACGTCGACGTAGAGGCCCTCGTCGTGGTGGTTCCACAGGGGATTGCGGAAGGCGGGCTCCGTGGCGCCCTTCTGCGTCACCTCATAGGCCAGCGGGGACAAGGTGCGCCGCAAGTCGGCGTCCGAGGGCTTCTCGTAGCGGCGGGTGTCCTGGATGGTGGGGCCTGGCGCGGTGGGCGCGGCCCCGCGGGCCTCGGTGCACGCGGACAGCACGGCGAGCGCGGCAAGGGCCAGGGGCATGAGCCGACGGGCCAGGGACGAGGACGTGGAGGCGGTGGGCATGGACGCGGTCTCCGGAAGTTCCCGCGAGCGCGGGTGCTTCTGTGTGTACGCGCGAGGCCCCCAGGTGGTTTCAGAGGCGGTGACACCGGGCCTCGGCCCGCCGGGCATGCAGGCGGGCGTCCCGGCGCATCGTCACGACTCGCCGCTGGCCTTGTCCTCGTCGTCCAGCTCGCGGGTGAACTCCTCGTTCGTGAGCAGGCCCTTGCGCGCCATGATGCGCATCAGCGCCCAGAACTTCCGCTCCAGCTCCTCGACGCGGTCGGGGTCTTCTCGCGCTTGTCCGAAGAGGTAGTCCAAGTCGTCCAGCACGCCGCCCGTGTTCGCCACCGCGGCCTTGGGCTTCGCGGCGCCGCCCTGTCCGCGCTTCTGCCTGCTCTGCTCCTCGCGGGCGCGAATCAGCTCCGCCAGGGACGTGCGCTGCGTCGCCTCGCCGGGCGGCAGCTCCTCGCCGATGATGACCTCCTCGTCGTCATCCTCTTCGGACGGCGGCGCCGTGGGGCGTGTCACCGGCGGCGCGGCCTGCACCGGCTTCGCGGCGGGCCTCGCGGGCGCGGGGCGGCTGGCGGAGGGCGAGGCCACCGGCACCTTGTGGTAGTAGCGGAGGATGGCGCCGCGCACGGTGGACAGCGGCGCCACGCGCGGGCTGACCTTGAGGCCGGTGGTGAACTCAATCTCCTCCACCGCCGTCACGTTGAGCGGATCGCTCATCGCCACCACGAGCTGTTTGCGCCCGCCTGTGCTCTCCAGTGCGATGGGGAACAAGTCGTGCTGTTCGCAGAAGCGCGCGCGCAGCATGTGCACCGCCGCCCACTCCGGCGTGGTGGCCGCGAGGTCCACTCGCGGCAACCCCAGGGCCTGGCTCAGCGCGTCCGCGAGCGTGGCCTCCGTGATGGCACCCTGCGCGATGAGGGTGGCCCCCAGACGCTGTCCTGATTTCCGGTGAGCCGCGAGCCCCGCCTCGAGCTGGGCGACGCTGATCGCCCGCTGCTCCAACAGGAGCTCGCCAATGCGCTTCCTCGCCATGAATCCGGCCTTAACACGCGCGACGAAACCCAGGAAGCAAGCGCGGTGTCACATCTGGAGGCACTTGGGAATACCCCCGAAAATGCCCGCGCTGCTGCTTGGAGGACGGCCTGGCAAGAGGGGGTTCAGCGCAAAATTCCTGTGAGATTTCAGCACTTAACGGCGCTGCCCCTACCTTGACACCCCACACGCCCATTCCTAAAGTCGGCACACCGTTTTCAACATCCATTCCTGCCGCCCAACCGGGTGGACCGTCCGCTCGGGGGGACGTCAGGTCTGGAAGGTCCGCTAGAGCGGGCCAAGCTGCCTGTGGAGGCAACACTCGATGGACCTGGCGTCTGTGACGAACCTGACCGTGCTGGCGAATGTCGGCGGCCCTCAGCGGGGCTTCTTCGAAGAAATCGCCATGCGCTGGGAGGCCGGCCAGTGGGGTATGTACCCCATCGCCGCCTGCCTCATCGTGGCACTCGCCATCATGGTCGAGCGAAGCATCATCCTTTTCGGCAAGGCCTCCATCAACAAGGAGGCCTTCCTGCGTGGCCTGAAGAAGCACATCTACGCGGGTGACCTGGACAAGGCCATCAACTACGTGGCCGGCCAGAAGTCCACGCCGCTGACGAACGTCATCAAGGCCGGTCTGATGAACGTTCCGAAGGGCAACGACGAGGTCCAGGCCGCGCTCGACGAGGCCAGCCTCCGCGAGACGCCGAAGATCGAGGCCCGCACCGGTTACCTCGCCATGCTCGGCAACGCGGCGATGCTCGCCGGTCTGCTCGGAACGGTGTCCGGTCTCATCGCCTGCTTCGAGGCCGTGGCCAACGTGAACCCGGCCGACAAGGCGGCGATTCTCGCCATCGGTATCTCTGAAGCCATGAACTGCACCGGCTTCGGTCTGCTCACGGCCATCCCGGCGCTGATCTCCTTCTCCGTGCTGACGGGCCGCACGCAGAGCCTCATCAACGACATCAACGAGACCAGCGTCTCCGTCCTCAACCTCATCGTGGCCAACAAGGACAAGTTCAAGAACCTGAACGTCCCCACGGCGGCTCGCGACGAGGAGTAGGAAGTCCTTCGGGAACCCGGAGTCCGGGCGCGCTGTCCTGTCCCCACGGATGTGGGGACGCGCGGCGCGCTTCCATCAGTCTCACCGACGCTCACTGAGCGCGGCCGAAGGAGAAGAACGCCATGGCCGGCGGAATGGACACAGGTGGAGGCAAAGGCGGCAAGAAGTCGCTCGACACCTCTATCAACCTCACGGCATTCATCGACCTGATGGCGGTGACCATCAGCTTCCTCATCCTGACGGCGGTCTGGACCCAGATTGGCCGGCTCCAGGTTTCGCAGGCGGGTGGCCCCTCCACGGAGGAGGAGCAGCAGCAGGAAGAGCAGACCAAGACGGTCCAGCTCAACCTGCTCATCACGCCCACGGAGCTGCGGCTGTCCGCGGACCAGAGCGCCTTCGATCCGATTCCCCTCACCAAGGATGCGAAGGGCAAGACGGACCTGTCCAAGCTGGTGGCGCGCTTCAAGGAACTGAAGGCGCAGCTGCCGGACCAGTCCGCCATCACCCTGCAACCTGAAGACAAGGTCCGCTACGAGGACCTGGTCCGCATCATTGACGAGTGCATCGGCGCTGGGCTGCCCCAGGTGTCGGTGTCCGCGGCGATGGGCTAGCCGCCCAAGGAGCTCACGACACGTCATGGCCATTCAGGTTCCAGGCAAGCGATACGGCAAGCGGCTCCAGCACTCCAAGGTGTTCGGGCACGGCGGGACCGCGAAGAAGAGCGGTTACTCCGACCTTCTCATCACCCCGCTGGTCGACATGTTCATCATCATCGTGCTCTTCCTCATCGCGAACTTCTCCGCGACGGGTGAGGTGCTGATGATGACCAAGGACATCGAGCTTCCCGAGGCGGTCAACGTCAAGGAAGTGGAGATGCACCCGGTGGTGATGGTCTCCGGTGATCAGATCAGCGTCTCCGGCACCATCATTGGCCGCGTGGAGGACTTCACCAAGGACGAGTACCTCAACATCCCGTCGCTGGAGGAGAAGCTCCGCGACATGAAGAAGCAGTACGAGGACCTCCACTCCATGGCGCAGGACACGGCCAACACCTTCAAGGGCGACATCAACATCCAGGCCCACAAGGACGTGGAGTACTCCATCATCAAGCGGGTGATGTTCAGCTGCGCCACGGCGGGCTACAACAACATCAACTTCGCGGTGATTACGGCGGGCGATGCCGAGGCGGTGAAGGCCGCCAGCACCAAGGCCACCCCGTAGCTTCCAGGTGATTGGGCCTTGGGGCCCCGCGACGCCCTGGTCCTCGTGGCCAGGGCGTTTTCGTTTTTGAAGAAGGACGCGTCTTCATGCTGCTTCGTGCCGTCATCTTCGACCTCGATGGAACCCTGGTGGACTCGCTGGGGGACATCGCCGATGCGACGAACCACGCGCTGGCCCACCACGGTCTGCCCACCCATCCGGAGTCCGCGTACCTGCGCTTCGTGGGCAGCGGTGTCCGGGAGTTGATTCGCCGGGCGGTGCCTTCAGGGCAGGACGCGCTCATCGAGCCGGTGCTGGCCTCCTACAAGGCCTACTACGACGGCCACCTCTTCGACCGCACCGCGCACTACCCGGGCATCCCGGAGATGCTGACCGCGCTGGCCGCCCAGGGCGCGAAGCTGGCGGTGCTCAGCAACAAGTCAGACGACTTCGTGAAGCGCCTGGTCGCACGCCTGCTGCCGCAAGCCTCCTTCGCCGCCGTGTACGGTGAGCGGCCGGAGCTGCCGCGCAAGCCGGACCCGACGGCGGCGCTGGCGTTGGCCTCGGAGCTGGGCGTACCGCCCGCGGCCTGCGGCTTCGTGGGGGACACCTCCATCGACATGGACACGGCGCGCGCGGCGGGGATGTACGGCGTGGGCGTGGCCTGGGGCTTCCGCGAGGTGGACGAGCTGAAGGCCCACGGCGCGCGCGCGGTGGCCGCCACCGCGGCGGAGTTGCTGGCGGCGCTGCGGGATGCCAGGCCTTGAACAGGGAGAAGGCCCGCGTGGGCGCACTCCAGTCCCGCTTCGCTGTTGAGTAGAGGGCGGCGACCCTGAGCGGTGTGTTGCTCCGGCGACCCATGTCTCCGGGCGGCCGCCATTCGAAAAACGGCTGCGTACAGTGCGGAGCCCATGCGAGCTCCGATGTGCCGCCGCTCTTCCGCCGCGAGACGCGCCGTGGTCCTGGCCACGGCGTGGGTACTCGGTTGTGGGCGCTCGCCTTCCTTCGGGGAGCGCGAGCCCTTCATTCCCCGGGACGCCGCGGAGGTCCTGGCGCGCGTGCCGGCCGTCGGTGTGGATGCGCGCGCCCGCGAGCGTGCCGCGCTTCGCAAGGCCCTGGCCGGGCACGCCGGACAGTTGGACATGGCGCTGCGCCTGGCGCGGTTGGAAATCGAGGCGAGCCGCGTGTTGGGAGAGCCTCGCTACCTGGGGCGCGCACAGGCGGCGCTGCGTCCCTGGTGGGACCTGGCCACGCCGCCGCCGGGCGTGCGGCTGGTACGCGCCACCTTCCACCACGCGCGGCGCGACTTTCCGGCGGCCTTGGAGGACCTGGACGCGGTGGTGAAGGAGGACCCCGGCAACGTCGACGCGTGGTTGCTGCGCGCGGAGGTGTTGGGGATTCGAGGCGAGCATGCCGAGGCGGCCCGCAGCTGCGAGAGGCTCACCGCGTTGACCTCTTCGTTGACGGTCGCGGTGTGCGAGGCCCGGGTACGAAGCCTCGCGGGCCATTCGCGCAAGGCGCACGCGCTCCTGTCGGAGGCGCTGCGGCGCAGCGAGCGCAGTCAGGAGTCACGCACGCGCGCACTGGCCACGCTGGCGGAGGCCGCCGCGCTGGCGGGGGATGCCGGCCTGGCGGAGCGTTACTTCCTCCGGGCGCTCTCGCTGGATTCGAAGGACTACGCCGCACGCGCGGCCTACGCGGACCTGCTGCTGGACGCGGGCCGCGCGCGGGAGGCAGCCGTCGTGGTGATGGACCACACGCAGGACGACCGGCTGCTCCTGCGCCACGCGTTGGCGGAGAACGCGCTCGGGTCGTCTCGCGCGTCTGAAGTCACCCAAGCCTTGTCCCGCCGGTTCGAGGAGAGCCGCCTGCGGGGGGACAGTCTCCTCGCGCGCGAGGAGGCCCGCTTCGCGCTCCAGGTGGAGAAGGCGCCGGAGAAGGCGCTCCGGCTGGCGCAGGCCGTGTGGGCATCACAGCGTGAGCCATGGGACGTGCGGCTGTTGATCGAAGCCGCGCTGGCCGCAGGCAGACCGGAGGCGGCCCGGCCCGCGCTGGACTTCCTTCAAGCTTCGGGCTGCGAGGACCCGGGGCTCGTCTTCCTGGCCGAGCGCGTGCGGAGCCTGCTGCCATGAGCCGCGTTGCCCTGCTGTCGCTCCTGCTGGCCTCCCTGTCCGCCCTGGCGCAAAAGCCGAGCGACAGCTACCTGCAAATCATCGAGGCGGACGGCCAAGGCATCTCCGGCCGGTGGGACGTGTCGCTCCAGGACCTGGACGACGTCCTCGGGTTGGACGCGGGCGGAGACGGCGCCATCACCTGGGGCGAGGTGCTGGCGCGCGAGGCCGACATCCGGCGCTATGTGCTCGGCCGGCTGGTGCTCGGGGCGGAAGGTTCGCCCTGTGCGCTCGTTCCCCAGGGCGGGCTGCACATCCGGCAGCACTCGGACGGGGCCTATGCGGTGCTGGACTTCGACGCGCGCTGCACCGGCCCCGCCGCGCGGCTGGACGTGGACTACACGCTGCTGTTCGATCGCGACCCGCTTCACCGGGGCATCGTGCGCGTGGGCGCGCGCGAGCCGCTCATCTTCTCCGCGTCCCAGCACTTCGCGCGGGTGCGCCTGCGGGACGAGTCTCCCTGGCGCACCGCGGAGCGCATGACGGTGGAGGGGGCGCTGCACGTCGTGACGCGGGCCGACCACCTGCTCTTCCTCTTCGCGCTGCTGCTGCCCTCGGTCCTTCGCCGTGACGCGGACGGGCGGTGGGTGGCCGTCTCGGATTTCGGCACGGCGCTGTGGGACGTGGTGAAGGTGGTGTCCGCCTTCACCGTGGCGCACGCGCTGACGTTGGTCGCCGCCACGCTGGGCTGGGCATCCCTGCCGCCGCGCTTCGTGTCGGTCGCCATCGCGCTGGGCATCCTGGTGGCGGCGCTCGACAACGTCCGCCCCCTGGGGTGGGGGACTCGCTGGACGGTGGCCTTCGTGCTGGGACTGCTGCACGGTTTCGGCTTCGCGTCGGTGCTGGCGGGGATGGGGCTGTCCGCCGGAAGCCTCGCGCTGGCGCTGCTGGGCTTCAACCTGGGCGTGGAGCTGGGACAGGTGGCCTTCGTGGCCGCGTTGTTGCCCCTGGCCTTCGTCTTGCGACAGGCGCCGCTCTACCGCCGCGCGGTCGTCGTGGGCGGCTCGGTGGCCATCGCGCTGCTGGCGTGCGTCTGGTTGGCGGAGCGCGCCCTGGGCCTGGGCGTGTCGGTTACCTGACACGCGGGCGTGCCATGTGCTCCGCCCGCGTGTCAGCGGTGGGGCCGCATCGCCGCGTCAGACGACTGTGACTCTGTACTTGTCCTTGTCCTCCGCCCGGTTGTGGGCGGTGACAGCGGCGACGATGTGGCACACCCAGCCCAGGCACCCACCCGTGCCAATCCAGAAGCCTGGGGTGATGATGAGCCAGAACAGGCCCCGGAGCAGGTCCCCGTTGTAGATCTGCCCCACGCCAGGGATGAGAAAAGACAGCAGGGCTGCGATTGCGGGACGCGACATGGTTCGGGTGGCCTCCTTGTCTTCCCCTACGGGCGAGTTCCGAAGCCATTGCACTGCGCCTATCGGCTCCTGGACGGTTGCCTTCCAGTCAACCGGGGGGCAGGTGCAATGCCGGCGGTGCCCCGGCTAGCATGGCCTTCATGGATACCCGCCGGGTCGGCGGGCGGGTGTCGGGGGGAAGGGTCATCTTCGGGCTGCTCCAAGCCAGTGTACGTGGAGTCCAAGGCCGGCATCTGCTGGAGATGCTGGGCCTGGTCGTCGTGTACCTCCTCGCGGGGGCCCTGGGGCTGCAGGTGGCCATCGTGGGCAACATCAGCCCGGCCTGGGCTCCGGCGGGGGTGGCCCTGGCGGCGCTGCTCGTGCTGGGGGTGTCACGCTGGCCCGGCGTCTTCGTGGGCGCGTCGGTCATTTCGGTCCTGGGGGATGCGCCTGTCGTGGCCTCGCTCGGCGTGGGCGTGGGCAGCACGCTGGCGGCCGTGCTCGGCGTGGGCCTTCTGCGGTGGGTGGGTTTCGACAAGAGGCTGGAGCGGATCCGCGATGTCGTCGCGCTGTGCGCGGGAGCGGGCGCGCTGTGCCTGGGCGTGAGCGCATGGGTGGGCGTGGCGAGCCTCGTGCTGGGCGGGCGGCTTCCCTCGACGTCCCTGGCCGCGGGCCTGCGGGTGTGGTGGGTGGGGGACTTGATGGGCGTGCTCGTGGTGGCGCCGCCGTTGATGTTGTTCAAGCGGTGGTCCTGGCCGCGGCGAGGCGGCGAGGCGGTGGTGCTCGCGGGGCTCACCACGGTGCTGGGCGGCGCCATCTTCTTCGTTCCGGACCTGCCGCACAGCGCGGCGCACGCGGCCGCCTTCCTCCTCTTCCCCATGTCCGCCTGGGCCGCGCTTCGCTTCGGTCCTCGGGGCGCGGCGGCGGCCACGCTGTGCATCGCCGCCGCTTCCATCGTGGGCACCGCGCGGGGGCAGGGGCCCTTCGCCACGGATGACCTGACGCAGGACTTGTTGGTGTTGCAGCTCTTCATCGCCGCCAACGCCGTCACCGGGCTGCTGCTGGCGGCGGCGAGCACCGAGCGTCAGCGCGCCATCGGCCAGCTCCAACTGCTGGGCACCTCCGTGCGGAGCGTGCACGAAGGCGTCCTCATCGCGGAGGTCCGCGCGGGAGGCACGCTGCGCACCGTGTTCGCCAACCAGGCGCTGTGCTCGCTCCTGGGATACCGGCTGGAGGAACTGGTGGGCCAGGACCCGTGCTCGCTCTACGGCGCGGAGGAGCCGGAGTTCCGTCAGCGCACGCGGCAGTCCCTGCTCGCGGGCGAGCCGGTGTTCGCGGAGGTGAAGCTGGCGCACAAGCAGGGCGGCCTCGTGTGGAGCGAGGTGCTGCTGTCCCCGGTGCGCGCCACGGGCGAGGACATCACCCACTTCGTGGCCACCCACCGCGACATCTCCGCGACCAAGGAGCTCCAGGCCCGCCTGGTGGCGGCCGAACGTGTGGCCGCGGTGGGGACGCTCGCGGCCGGTGTGGGGCACGAAATCAACAACCCGCTGGCCTACCTGGTGCTGAACCTGGAGGCCGCCGAGCGCGGCTTGAGCCAGGGCGGCATGTCGGGCATGCGCGACGCGATGGCCAGCGTGCGGGGCGCGTTGGAAGGCGCCGAGCGCATCCGCCTCATCGTCCGGGACCTCCAGGTGTTCAGCCGCCAGGGGAACCAGGAATCGGGGCTGGTGGACCTCAACGCGCTGGTGCCGCCCGCGGTGCGCATCATCAGCCACGCGCTGCGCCACCGCGCCCGGTTGGTGGAGGAGTTCGGTCCGGTGCCGCGCGTGTCGGGGAGCGAGGCGCGCTTGGGACAGGTGCTGCTCAACCTGTTGGTGAACGCGATGCAGGCCATCCCGGAGGGCAACCCGTCCATGAACGAGGTGCGCGTGCGCACCAGCACGGATGCCTCTGGCCGGGCCCGCGTGGACGTGGTGGACAGCGGCGCGGGGATTCCCGCGCACGTGCTGCCGCGCATCTTCGAGGCCTTCTACACCACC
This genomic stretch from Myxococcus virescens harbors:
- a CDS encoding GAF domain-containing sensor histidine kinase — its product is MKTETRAVRIAGGPAPESFQALFEALDAPAAMCDPALRLVAVNDAFRRFCADQHVAVEEVARTLAGASVPADGASCDVELLPDLPGVVLTLSRRGDVVAVRARNEPELSRNRLVVAERALLEQARTEGVLLDLGRSVAEAGGEEELVAAVARGVKELFPGRSFCIRITDSRTGGLTSLYAEGRLKEGAHEPLVLMERAVEKTSLDRASLPVDRVAVLGEVPLLFQDSTHGVSAPLVASGQLFGAINMEYPADFVSDVPHDERVLLQLANQVAVAVKNAKLIDELTFVRKYLEDLLEKANALILVANRDKQVVVFNQALSALTGFGKEEVLGRDFFWLIPESEHLRLNQLIAAAIRGEPVNSFETRLLTSSGAEVRVSFATSSKLSQHGEVEGVIAIGQDITVVKELEKRIIHAEKLASIGQLAASVVHEINNPMTAVATYADALLQRSRMTPGANPADQEKLRKILESSHRILRFTRDLVSYARPAQDRPERVQLNAIVDMAVGFCEHVVAQARVSIQREYIDLPPLSAVRANLVQVFVNLITNACHAMPPGGSVILATGRDGQDAVVKVRDTGTGIEPKHLQRIFEPFFTTKPEGRGTGLGLSICQGIVENHGGRLTVESTMGEGTTFIVRLPLQQG
- a CDS encoding HAD family hydrolase; the encoded protein is MLLRAVIFDLDGTLVDSLGDIADATNHALAHHGLPTHPESAYLRFVGSGVRELIRRAVPSGQDALIEPVLASYKAYYDGHLFDRTAHYPGIPEMLTALAAQGAKLAVLSNKSDDFVKRLVARLLPQASFAAVYGERPELPRKPDPTAALALASELGVPPAACGFVGDTSIDMDTARAAGMYGVGVAWGFREVDELKAHGARAVAATAAELLAALRDARP
- a CDS encoding MotA/TolQ/ExbB proton channel family protein; this translates as MDLASVTNLTVLANVGGPQRGFFEEIAMRWEAGQWGMYPIAACLIVALAIMVERSIILFGKASINKEAFLRGLKKHIYAGDLDKAINYVAGQKSTPLTNVIKAGLMNVPKGNDEVQAALDEASLRETPKIEARTGYLAMLGNAAMLAGLLGTVSGLIACFEAVANVNPADKAAILAIGISEAMNCTGFGLLTAIPALISFSVLTGRTQSLINDINETSVSVLNLIVANKDKFKNLNVPTAARDEE
- a CDS encoding bifunctional methionine sulfoxide reductase B/A protein, translating into MPTASTSSSLARRLMPLALAALAVLSACTEARGAAPTAPGPTIQDTRRYEKPSDADLRRTLSPLAYEVTQKGATEPAFRNPLWNHHDEGLYVDVVSGEPLFSSRDKFDSGTGWPSFTRPVDSARVVEKRDSTQGMERVEVRSKAAGSHLGHLFGDGPAPAKTRYCINSAALRFVAVNDLAKEGYGAWLPLFGRPAPAAATKRQDASPFTETALLAGGCFWGMEDLLRKIPGVVQTEVGYTGGSSAFRNPTYHDVSSGKTGHAEAVRVVFDPTRLTYETLLEQGFFRMHDPTTLNRQGNDVGTQYRSAIFYLSDAQKRVAEQVKARVDASKKWPRPVVTQIVPAGAFTPAEDYHQDYLVKNPGGYTCHYMRD
- a CDS encoding ExbD/TolR family protein, which produces MAIQVPGKRYGKRLQHSKVFGHGGTAKKSGYSDLLITPLVDMFIIIVLFLIANFSATGEVLMMTKDIELPEAVNVKEVEMHPVVMVSGDQISVSGTIIGRVEDFTKDEYLNIPSLEEKLRDMKKQYEDLHSMAQDTANTFKGDINIQAHKDVEYSIIKRVMFSCATAGYNNINFAVITAGDAEAVKAASTKATP
- a CDS encoding ExbD/TolR family protein translates to MAGGMDTGGGKGGKKSLDTSINLTAFIDLMAVTISFLILTAVWTQIGRLQVSQAGGPSTEEEQQQEEQTKTVQLNLLITPTELRLSADQSAFDPIPLTKDAKGKTDLSKLVARFKELKAQLPDQSAITLQPEDKVRYEDLVRIIDECIGAGLPQVSVSAAMG
- a CDS encoding general secretion pathway protein GspE; translated protein: MARKRIGELLLEQRAISVAQLEAGLAAHRKSGQRLGATLIAQGAITEATLADALSQALGLPRVDLAATTPEWAAVHMLRARFCEQHDLFPIALESTGGRKQLVVAMSDPLNVTAVEEIEFTTGLKVSPRVAPLSTVRGAILRYYHKVPVASPSASRPAPARPAAKPVQAAPPVTRPTAPPSEEDDDEEVIIGEELPPGEATQRTSLAELIRAREEQSRQKRGQGGAAKPKAAVANTGGVLDDLDYLFGQAREDPDRVEELERKFWALMRIMARKGLLTNEEFTRELDDEDKASGES
- a CDS encoding HupE/UreJ family protein, translating into MSRVALLSLLLASLSALAQKPSDSYLQIIEADGQGISGRWDVSLQDLDDVLGLDAGGDGAITWGEVLAREADIRRYVLGRLVLGAEGSPCALVPQGGLHIRQHSDGAYAVLDFDARCTGPAARLDVDYTLLFDRDPLHRGIVRVGAREPLIFSASQHFARVRLRDESPWRTAERMTVEGALHVVTRADHLLFLFALLLPSVLRRDADGRWVAVSDFGTALWDVVKVVSAFTVAHALTLVAATLGWASLPPRFVSVAIALGILVAALDNVRPLGWGTRWTVAFVLGLLHGFGFASVLAGMGLSAGSLALALLGFNLGVELGQVAFVAALLPLAFVLRQAPLYRRAVVVGGSVAIALLACVWLAERALGLGVSVT